TTCTTCCTCCTGCCGCCAGGACGATTCCCTGATCAGGCGGATGATAAAGGCAGATGTGACTTCAAAGTAATTCATATAACAGGTTTTAAAGGATTAAATCCTGTCAACGGCCGGAAAGCAGGTGTATAACATAGGGTACAACAGGATAGATTTCCTGAAAAAGTAAAGAAATGTTGTATGGTGGTACATACGGACTTTTTGGTTGGCTACCCTCATCGTTTTACCACCGTGGCTCCGCGCTCGGTTGGTTCTCTTTTTGAGAATCAGGGACTGATGCAAAGATATTGAAATCCGGAAATGAAATTGAAATCATGTTAGCGAATTTTTGTATCGACTCAATTAGTTGAGATAGTTCGACTTCTGCATGACCAATGCAAAGGATAAATTTACATTGTGAGTGGGTTGTATCTTTATTGAAAGGAAGAAATTACAATTAAAACAATCATCCAATAAATCACAAAAGTCCCCATCTCTTCTGTTGTTTTTTGGACAGGCATACACCCTTCGGTAATACAACTTCCAATCCTCTTGATAACAAGTTCAAATCATATCGGAATAGTTCTTGCTTTTTATTAAAAATCCAGTGTTTATGAGACGTATCATGAATCAGAGTTTTCAGGAGATCGGCACCATCAAAATCACAGTTTATATCTCTTAAGTCTACTTCAAGAACAGACACATTTAATTTTCTGATTTTATGCTTTTTTCCTGATCAATTCGATGTGAAACTGCTATTTCAATGATCATTGGTTTATTGTTCTGATCAAGATAATATCTGGGACAATTTAACCAATTGTTTTTCAAGATATACATGGTCAAAGTAAACTGTTTGATGTTTGTATAGGGCTTCACTCCCTTCCAGTCTCAGATCATCAATACCTACTGCCGAAGCATAATTTTTATTCCGTTTTAGAAATTTCCTTTGCTGCAATATGCAAAGCTGTTTGTAATGCCCCTTGCATACCTGTTTTATTATGATGAGCAAAAGGATGTTGCATTCTTTTACCTTTTCTTGCAATCAAAGGTTTATTGCAGACAGGACAAACACAAGAGCACTTAAGACTCCTTAACATCCGAGACAGAAATATTGTCCCTCCTGAGACCGAAAGAAAGAAGCGGCTCCATAAGAAAAAAATAACTAATGAATATATTAATATCAGTAAAAATAAACTTTAATATGCCTTTGAATAAATCTCAACACTACCCTTTCAATATGTTGTTTAAAGTCCATCCCTCTGTTATACTATTCAAAAGACTAAATCAAAAAAATAGGGTTGATCCAGATCATCTAACCTATTTTGCATCGACAAAATATCCTTTAATTTCAGGTCCTGACCTTTCAATGCAATGTCAATATCTGATCCGGGTTTATTGGTTCCTTTTGCCCGTGAACCAAATAGAAAAGCTTTTTCAATGTGTTCATGCTCTTTGAATATTTGTATTATTTCAACGAACAATTCCTCATTAATTCCAAAAGGTATATTTAACTTACTAGTCATTCTTTTGCATCTCGGCATTAAAGGTTTGCAACAAATAATGCAAAAAGCGGATAATATTCCTTTATCACTGCTTTGGCAATCTCATTGGCTGTTTCCCTCATTATAGGTATGAGAAGATAATCGCCTGCTTTTCACCATTTCCATCCAGGTTTCTCCCGGGAGATCAATCCATTTTGAAAAGACAACGAAATGTGTCTTTTTGAACCTTGTATCCTGTATAACCCTGTTCCTCAAGAAAATCCTTTAATAGATTCCAGGCTAATTCAAATGTATATTCAAAGCGTTGAATTAAACCTTCTCTTTCTATCTCGGAAAGAGATGGCATCCTGACAGCCAATTCCAGCTGCCGGAAAGCTTTTCGATAATTAACTAATCTTTGTTGCCACCTGATGTCTTCCATAAATAACTCAGAAAGTTTTATCTGTTTATTATATACTCAATCGCAATGAATTTGCGGAGCAAGATTCTTGCAGATTGAGTTATGCCGAAGCACAAGTATCCTCCGCCAGCCGGCGGATCGCAAAATGATTTAGCAACGGTATAACAAAGTTAAGTCATTGCGTTGTATTTCCCAACTCATACTCATTCTAAAGGTTCAATCTGGTTCACTTCTTTCTCTTCCAATTGATAATATATACTCCTGCGAGGATAAGAGCCATGCAACCCAGATGGTGCAGGGTTATTTTTTCTCCGTCGATTACACCCCAGAGTATGGCGAATATTGGAATAATATAGGTTACAGAAGATGCTGCAATTGCTGAGGAATAGCGTATCAGGCTGTTCATGAGCAGCATAGCAACAGCAGTACCTACAATAGCCAGGGTAGCAAGGGCAAGAAGGTGCATTGGCCAGTCAGGATTTTCAAGCACCGGTTCAAACCTGGTGGTAAGAAGGTATATCAAAGCAACCGGACCAATAAACAGGAACGATAATGAAGTGATCTGAACTCCGGTAAGATGGGTAAGCTTAGCCTTGATCTGGTTAATATTGATGGCATAAAAGCAAGTAGCCAAAACGATATAAAGAGCATAACTGTTCACTTTTGAAAGCTGCAATTCGCTACCTGCCAGGATTAATCCTGCGGCACCGATCAGTCCAAGTGATAATCCAACAACCTGCAACCACTTGAATGATGACTTATGAAACAACAGCCCGATAATAAGTGTGAATACAGGAGTAAGCGAATTGAGCATTCCAGCTACTGAGCTATCTACCCGGGTTTCAGCTTTCATGAACAGGAATGCAGGGAAAAAGCTACCGATAAAGCCGGCAATCAGCAGGCTTTTCAAGTCTTTACGCTGCAGGTTTTTAAGTTCCCTTATTGATAGAGGAAGCAGGAAAAGAGAAGCAATCACAATACGGATAGCTCCTGCCTGGTCGCTGCTGAAGCTCTTCAATCCGATTTTCATCAGGATAAAAGAACTGCCCCATACGAAGGCCAGTAATAGTAAAATGCTAAGCTGGAACCAGCGTTTTTCCCAGATCATTGAAAGTGCATTTGAGGGGTGAAAGGGCGGGATGGGGTGAGGGGGTGATGAGGGGATGGGGTGAGGGCGGGACGGGGTGAGGGCGGGATGGGGTGAGGGCGGGATGGGGCGAGGGGGGGGATGAGGTGAGGGGCGGGATGGGGTGAGGGCGGGATGGGGTGAGGGCGGGTGAGAGGGATGGGGTGAGGGCGGGAGGGGAGGGCGGGATGGGGTGGGGCGGGATGGGTGAGGGGGGGGGAGGGGGTGAGGGGAGGGATGGGGTGAGGGGGGGATGGGCGGGGGGGGGGGGGAGGGGGAGGGCGGAGGGGAGGGGGGGGGGGGGGGGGGGAGGGCGGATGGGGTGATGAGGAGATGCCCCTAAGGGGAAGTATTTGGATGAGGATTTTCCAGTCCTCCTAACAATGATGTTAGGTAACTAATAGAACTCGAATGACTTAACGGGTTGAGAGGGGTTCAAACGGATGCATTGCCAACATATTCTTTTCCCGGTTGTTTTAAATATGAATGGATACTTCACTTCATTCCTCTAAAACTGCTACTATGAAAACTTACCATACTTTCTTATTGCCTTTGCTTCTTTTACTCACTCAAGCACCTGCTTTTTGCCAGGAATCTACCCCTTCTAACCTTCTGACCCTTTTGCTACTGGCCTCATCGAACCTGTTTGCATTGCAAATGCCGGTGACAGCCGACTCTTTGTAGTAGATCAGCATGGAATTATCCAGATTGTAGATTCGAATGGCATTGTTCTTCCACAACCATTCCTCGATATTCACGAGAGGGTATCATATGGTGGTGAAAGGGGGTTGCTCGGACTTGCCTTTCACCCGGAATTCAGTTCAAATGGGTATTTCTTTGTCAATTTTACAGGCAACGGCGACAGTACTCGTATTTCCCAATTCAGCATGAGCAGAGACAATCCCGGATCTCGCTGACCTGAAAGCGAAATGAACCTGATGACCATCTTCCAGCCCTTTCGCAACCACAATGCTGGTCACCTGAACTTTGGTCCGGATGGATATTTATATCTTGGCCTGCGCGACGGTGGTTCTTCCGGAGATCCAGGGAACCGGGCCCAAAACCCAATGGAATACCTGGGGAAAATGCTACGCATCGACGTGGATAGCGAGAGTCCCTATGGAATTCCTCCCACCAATCCTTTCAATGGGAGCCTGAATACACTCAATGAAATCTGGGCACTGGGATTGCGAAATCCATGGCGATTTAGTTTCGATCGTTTAACAGGAGATTTATGGATTGCAGATGTGGGGCAAAACGCTTTTGAAGAGGTTAATTATCAACCGGCAAGGAGCGCTGGGGTGAAAACTACGGATGGAGATGCTATGAAGGGAAATCAACCCTATAATACCACCGGATGTGCTGCATCAACTGAATACACTTCCCCGTACACACTTATCCCCATGATGATGGCTGTTCTGTTACTGGTGGTTATGTTTACCGTGGCTCAACATCCTCTCAATATTATGGCAGGTACTTTTTCGCCGATTATTGCTCCGACCGAATCTGGACACTCCATAATGTTGGTGGTACCTGGCAAAAGGAAGACTTCGGACAATATACCGGAAATAACTTCAGCACTTTTGGTGAAGATGCAGAAGGTCAGCTTTATATTGCAGGTGTTACCAGCGGGACTATATTCCGCATAACCACTGACTTTACAGGCCTATCAGATGAATTGTCAAGCCAGGTCACAATAATACGGGATCCTCTTACTGGAAATGTAAAGATTGAAACCTTGCAGGATCAGACCGGTGAAATGAAGATTTCCCTTACTGATATCAAAGGTATTCCCCTTTTTGCAAAAATATCAAAGGAGAAAAGCATAACAGTAGATACCCGTCTCCTACCGGCCGGTATGTATTTCATCAGGGTGTCAATAGGCTACAAAGTGCTGGATTACAAGTTTGTTAAAGTAAATTAGGGAATAATTTGTGTTTCCATCGACAGGCTTAATTTGATTTAAGCCTTTCTAATTAGAATTGTTACAAATGGTTACAACTGCTCAGTGAGTTGTCATTGGGTATTAAATCAAACGTTCTTTAGAGAAGCCCCATTCTTTGATAAGATTGCTATCCTTTCATTTCAAAGGAAATCATCTGTTGCACTGAAGCTTTTATACATGAGCAAGACCAGTAATGGTCTCATACGATTGAAGTCCTGCCTTCGCGGATTCGAGAGTTTTATACTTGTTAATTTCAAAAATCTCATGCTGTTCTGCATCGTACAGAGCAATCCTGAAATCGTGTTGTTGAGTGTCGAGTTGACGGTTTCCTGCACTAAATGCGCTCCAAACAACCCTGGATTCCTTGACACCTAGTTTCATTGAGGAGTCAAATGAAAGCCATTTCCCGATCGGGATAAATCCAAAAATATAATTCGAAAACCTTATCCGATGTTTTTCAGCGTCAATGAGGGTGCCGGTGGATGAGAACCCGACAAATGCCCCCAGGATCAAAAGGAGGAGGCCAAACCATGAAGATAAGAGAAGAATCAATCCGGCAACCACTAACACACTTCCAGCTGTAGCTCCAACCGGCCCAAAGGATTTGTCTAATCTATTCTTAGTAAGCATAGAAGATGATTTCACAAAAACCACATAAATAACTAATATTCAACAAGTAAAATTAGTTACAAATGCCTAATTCTGTCCTCTTCTTCTCCAATTAAACATACTCTTAGTTTCTGCCCTCATCAAAAGCAGCTATCAAGAAGATTACTCACGAAAGTTGGAGGAGGTAATCTAAAAATTCACCCCTAAAGAAATGTTGGTCACAGGAAGTTTGATAGCCCTTTCTTCCACCAGTGTTGCTGAACGGGAAGCATCGGGAAGAGATACCTCAAAATCATAGTTGTTAGATGTGAATTCACAGCCGATCATAAGGGCTTTCCAACGGATATTCAGCCCAAAAGAGGTGCCCAGTTTGAATTGATTTTCTGCAGTATATTTTACATCCTTCTGACCAACGATAAAGTAGTTGGGAAACACCTTGAAATAGAGGTCGGTAATAAATTCACCACCGGGATTATAAGAAAGGCATGGCCCTAGTTTAGCTCCAACTGCGAAGAAACTTACCGTTTCATTGTTTTCAGAGGCAGATTTTTTGTTAAAAAGTCCATTAAGACTTAGATAGGTTACATCCACTCCGAGTTTCAACTGATCGGGAAGTTTTAATGCATTAATATAGAAAAGTGTTCCTACTTCCAATTGCCCTCCAGCATTGATGACTTCATCAGTTTTCAAGGTTCCTCCGGGTATGGCATAGCCTAACCTGACGTAAGGAGCGTTATCGAATACGTTGTTATTACTATTCTGGCTGAATGCTGACAGGGTTATAAACAGGGTTACAGCGATAGAGAAGAATGTTTTCATAGAAGGATGATTGTTTTGGTTTTTGCAAATATATGGATGTATTTATTAAAAGCAAATTTGAGGGGGAAATGCAGGGTGAAGAATGAAAAATGAAAAATGAAAAACGTAAAATGAAAAATGAGCCGATAGGCTCCCCTTTGGGGCAAAATGAGCCGAAGGCTCCCCTTTGGGGAAAAATGAAAATTAGCTAAAGGCTCTACTTTAGGTTGCTGGCGATTATCAATGGAACGCAGATCCACCAGCTGGCGGACGGATTGCCTTACAGATTAAACCGAATTAGATTTTCTATGAAGCACAATTGAATTTGTGAATAAAAAAATGAAAAAGTAAAATGAGCGCAATACTCCCTTTCAGGGCACCCTGCACGGCAAGGCTCCGGGGCCAAAGGCTCCCCTTCGGGGCACTGGCACCCGGCACTGACTAAGCGTACATCGACTCCCGTTGTTCCTTGAGTTTAGGATCAGTGATATAATGGTCATAGTCCATCTTTTTGTCGATGATACCCTTCGGGGTGAGTTCAATAACCCGGTTACACACTGTTTCAATGAATTCATGGTCATGCGACGACATCAGGATATTGCCTTTGAAACCTGTGAGGGAATTGTTGAATGCCTGGATGGATTCGAGGTCCAGGTGGTTGGTGGGAGAGTCAAGTACCATAGCATTGGCATTGCGGAGCATCATGCGTGAGATCATGCAGCGGATCTTCTCCCCTCCTGAAAGGACTGAAGTTTTTTTGAACACCTCTTCTCCGGAGAAAAGCATCTTGCCAAGGTATCCCCTGAGGAAATTCTCGTGGGTATCACTGGAATACTGCCCTAACCAGTCGAGCAGTGTCATCTCCTTCTCAAAGAAACCAGCATTTTCGAGGGGAAGATAGGCATGGGTAATAGTGATACCCCATTCAAAACTACCCTTATCTGCTTCAGCATTACCGGTAAGAATGTCAAACAGTGCCGTCATAGCCCTGGCATCGCGGGACAGGAAAACAATCTTGTCGTCCTTATCAACAGTAAAATCCACTTTTTTAAACAACAGGGTTCCGTCGAGGGTTTTCTGCAGACCCTTCACTTCAAGGATAGAGTTACCAGGTTCCCTTTCAGGGGTGAAGATAATTCCAGGATACTTACGGGTTGACGGTGCAATTTCATCTACATTCAGCTTTTCCAACACCTTCTTCCTGCTTGTAGCCTGGCGCGATTTGGAAGCATTGGCACTGAAACGTGCAATAAATTCCTGGAGCTCCTTTTTCCTGTCTTCAATCTTTTTATTCTGCATTTGCTGCAACGACAAGGCCAGCTGGCTCGACTGGTACCAGAAGCTATAGTTCCCGGCCATCATCTGCATCCGGTTGTGGTCAATATCGACGATATGGGTGGCAATTGAATCAAGAAAGTGCCTGTCGTGAGAGACAACCAGGATGGTATGTTCAAAATTGGCAAGATATTCTTCGAGCCACATAACTGTTTCCAGGTCGAGATCATTGGTCGGCTCATCCAAAAGGAGGTTGTCCGGTTGTCCAAATAAAGCCTGGGCAAGCAGCAC
This window of the Bacteroidales bacterium genome carries:
- a CDS encoding nucleotidyltransferase domain-containing protein, with the protein product MTSKLNIPFGINEELFVEIIQIFKEHEHIEKAFLFGSRAKGTNKPGSDIDIALKGQDLKLKDILSMQNRLDDLDQPYFFDLVF
- a CDS encoding DMT family transporter — translated: MIWEKRWFQLSILLLLAFVWGSSFILMKIGLKSFSSDQAGAIRIVIASLFLLPLSIRELKNLQRKDLKSLLIAGFIGSFFPAFLFMKAETRVDSSVAGMLNSLTPVFTLIIGLLFHKSSFKWLQVVGLSLGLIGAAGLILAGSELQLSKVNSYALYIVLATCFYAININQIKAKLTHLTGVQITSLSFLFIGPVALIYLLTTRFEPVLENPDWPMHLLALATLAIVGTAVAMLLMNSLIRYSSAIAASSVTYIIPIFAILWGVIDGEKITLHHLGCMALILAGVYIINWKRKK
- a CDS encoding PQQ-dependent sugar dehydrogenase, with the protein product MEPVCIANAGDSRLFVVDQHGIIQIVDSNGIVLPQPFLDIHERVSYGGERGLLGLAFHPEFSSNGYFFVNFTGNGDSTRISQFSMSRDNPGSR
- a CDS encoding PQQ-dependent sugar dehydrogenase, which encodes MNLMTIFQPFRNHNAGHLNFGPDGYLYLGLRDGGSSGDPGNRAQNPMEYLGKMLRIDVDSESPYGIPPTNPFNGSLNTLNEIWALGLRNPWRFSFDRLTGDLWIADVGQNAFEEVNYQPARSAGVKTTDGDAMKGNQPYNTTGCAASTEYTSPYTLIPMMMAVLLLVVMFTVAQHPLNIMAGTFSPIIAPTESGHSIMLVVPGKRKTSDNIPEITSALLVKMQKVSFILQVLPAGLYSA
- a CDS encoding T9SS type A sorting domain-containing protein, with the protein product MSSQVTIIRDPLTGNVKIETLQDQTGEMKISLTDIKGIPLFAKISKEKSITVDTRLLPAGMYFIRVSIGYKVLDYKFVKVN
- a CDS encoding ATP-binding cassette domain-containing protein; protein product: MIIVSDLAVQFGKRVLFQDVNMKFANGNCYGIIGANGAGKSTFLKVLTGEVDSTRGNISLGHGERLSVLRQDHNEFDEYSVLDTVLMGYDTLWAIMQEKDALYAKPDFSDADGIRVSELEEKFSHMNGWNAESDAANLLSGLGIAEVSHYRPMKELSGKEKVKVLLAQALFGQPDNLLLDEPTNDLDLETVMWLEEYLANFEHTILVVSHDRHFLDSIATHIVDIDHNRMQMMAGNYSFWYQSSQLALSLQQMQNKKIEDRKKELQEFIARFSANASKSRQATSRKKVLEKLNVDEIAPSTRKYPGIIFTPEREPGNSILEVKGLQKTLDGTLLFKKVDFTVDKDDKIVFLSRDARAMTALFDILTGNAEADKGSFEWGITITHAYLPLENAGFFEKEMTLLDWLGQYSSDTHENFLRGYLGKMLFSGEEVFKKTSVLSGGEKIRCMISRMMLRNANAMVLDSPTNHLDLESIQAFNNSLTGFKGNILMSSHDHEFIETVCNRVIELTPKGIIDKKMDYDHYITDPKLKEQRESMYA